A genome region from Etheostoma cragini isolate CJK2018 unplaced genomic scaffold, CSU_Ecrag_1.0 ScbMSFa_897, whole genome shotgun sequence includes the following:
- the LOC117941526 gene encoding uncharacterized protein LOC117941526, giving the protein MTTVDLFNTLEDLKEEEFVKFKWHLHQDLLEGYQSIKVSKLENAERQDTVDVMVNTYRVDGALTVTKKVLEMMNRNDLVQSLPDTSSGPQVLAAASNVPEGEQSAQRKASSSSSEPQVSKPGDVPCDVCTGTKLKAELRKTDAEIQQMIQMRRLKIQEIKHSVELSEEDADREIAEGVQVFTSLKESVERGLNELINTIKEKQKTTEKQAEAYITELEQEISELMKRSTEMEQMLRSEDHLHLLQSVQSLNTNHPPPTKNWTEVSVRPSSYDGTLVKSGVQLDKSFGKQMKKLFAVSELMKRSTEVEQLSRSKDRPNLLQRAQSLNIQQLPPTKDWTEVIVRPSSYEGTVVKAVVKVEKTLSKQIKKLLKSDMKCVQQYAVDVTLDPDTARPELTQSFSL; this is encoded by the exons ATGACGACAGTGGAtcttttcaacactttggaGGATTTAAAAGAAGAGGAATTCGTGAAATTCAAATGGCATCTGCATCAAGACCTCCTGGAAGGCTACCAATCCATCAAAGTGTCCAAGCTGGAGAACGCAGAAAGGCAGGACACGGTGGATGTGATGGTGAACACCTATCGGGTAGATGGAGCTCTGACGGTGACCAAGAAGGTTTTAGAGATGATGAACAGGAACGATCTGGTGCAGAGTCTGCCAGACACCAGCTCGGGACCACAAG TTCTGGCTGCTGCCAGCAATGTGCCTGAAGGAGAACAATCAGCTCAAAGgaaagccagcagcagcagctcagagccACAAGTGTCCAAACCAGGAGACGTTCCCTGTGACGTCTGCACTGGAACCAAACTGAAG GCAGAGCTGAGGAAGACGGATGCTGAAATTCAGCAGATGATCCAGATGAGACGACTGAAGATTCAGGAGATCAAACACTCAGTGGAGCTCAGTGAGGaagatgcagacagagagatagcagaAGGTGTTCAGGTCTTCACTTCTCTGAAGGAGTCTGTTGAGAGAGGCCTGAATGAGCTCATCAACACCAtcaaagagaagcagaaaacaacagaaaaacaggcTGAAGCTTACATCACAGAGCTGGAACAGGAAATCTCTGAGCTGATGAAGAGAAGCACTGAGATGGAGCAGATGTTACGCTCTGAAGACCACCTCCATCTTCTCCAGAGTGTCCAGTCGCTAAACACCAACCACCCTCCACCCACCAAGAACTGGACAGAGGTCAGCGTCCGTCCATCATCATATGACGGGACTTTGGTGAAATCTGGGGTTCAGCTGGACAAGTCATTCGGTAAACAGATGAAGAAGCTGTTCGCTGTGTCTGAGCTGATGAAGAGAAGCACTGAGGTGGAGCAGCTCTCACGCTCTAAAGACCGCCCCAATCTTCTCCAGAGGGCCCAGTCCCTAAACATCCAACAACTTCCACCCACCAAGGACTGGACAGAGGTCATTGTCCGTCCATCCTCATATGAGGGGACTGTAGTAAAAGCTGTGGTTAAGGTGGAGAAGACGCTCAGTAAACAGATAAAGAAGCTGCTTAAGTCTGATATGAAGTGTGTCCAGCAGTATGCAGTGGATGTGACTCTTGATCCTGATACAGCACGTCCTGAACTCACCCAGAGTTTCTCACTTTGA
- the LOC117941528 gene encoding mitochondrial import receptor subunit TOM20 homolog, protein MMGGKTSALAAGLCGALLLGYCIYFDKKRRSDPDFKNRLRERRRKQKVAKERAGMAKLPDLKDAEAVQKFFLEEIQLGEELLAQGKRASSVTRWCHGNAGLHVHVQSGTCVSTAAKSSGRVSCW, encoded by the exons ATGATGGGCGGTAAGACCAGCGCGCTGGCCGCGGGGCTGTGCGGGGCCCTGCTCCTCGGTTACTGCATCTACTTCGACAAGAAGCGACGGAGTGACCCCGACTTCAAGAACAGGCTGCGAGAAC gGAGGAGAAAGCAGAAGGTCGCCAAAGAGAGGGCGGGCATGGCTAAG CTCCCGGACCTGAAGGACGCGGAGGCGGTGCAGAAGTTCTTCCTGGAGGAGATCCAGCTGGGGGAGGAGCTGCTGGCTCAGGGTAAGCGTGCGTCCTCCGTCACCAGGTGGTGCCACGGCAACGCAGGTCTGCACGTCCATGTCCAATCAGGGACGTGTGTTTCAACCGCGGCGAAAAGCTCCGGCAGAGTCAGCTGTTGGTGA